Proteins co-encoded in one Kutzneria chonburiensis genomic window:
- a CDS encoding ArsR/SmtB family transcription factor, whose protein sequence is MHERDTESATFGALADPSRRAVLRLLSEHPELTASQIAAAFHHIGRTAVSTHLRILREAGLVQERRQGRFRLYSLRPRPVQDAVNVLARLVATHSHQTHHRVEHPMRLTGG, encoded by the coding sequence GTGCACGAGAGGGACACCGAGTCGGCGACGTTCGGCGCGCTGGCGGACCCCAGTCGGCGGGCGGTGCTGCGCCTGCTGTCCGAACACCCGGAGTTAACGGCCTCGCAGATCGCCGCCGCCTTCCACCACATCGGACGGACGGCCGTCTCGACCCACCTGCGCATCCTGCGCGAGGCCGGTCTGGTGCAGGAACGCCGCCAGGGCCGGTTCCGGCTGTACTCGCTGCGGCCCCGCCCGGTGCAGGACGCGGTCAACGTCCTGGCCCGGTTGGTGGCTACACACAGTCATCAGACACACCATCGGGTGGAGCATCCGATGCGGCTGACCGGCGGATGA
- a CDS encoding RidA family protein, with translation MAKVEIRTSEAPTPVAAFSQGVRKGNVLQVAGQVAFDAQSNIVGTTVADQTRQALRNVNAVLAAAGASMDDVLMLRVYLTDTAHFGEMNEAYGEFMKEPFPARTTVYVGLPAGLLVEIDALAVVD, from the coding sequence GTGGCCAAGGTTGAGATCAGGACGTCCGAGGCGCCCACCCCCGTGGCGGCTTTCTCCCAGGGCGTGCGCAAGGGCAACGTGCTTCAGGTCGCCGGGCAGGTCGCCTTCGACGCCCAGAGCAACATCGTCGGCACCACCGTCGCCGACCAGACCCGCCAGGCCCTGCGCAACGTCAACGCCGTGCTCGCCGCCGCCGGCGCGTCCATGGATGACGTGCTCATGCTGCGCGTGTACCTCACCGACACCGCCCACTTCGGCGAGATGAACGAGGCCTACGGCGAGTTCATGAAGGAGCCCTTCCCCGCCCGCACCACCGTCTACGTCGGCCTTCCGGCGGGTCTGCTCGTCGAGATCGACGCCCTGGCGGTTGTGGACTGA
- a CDS encoding IclR family transcriptional regulator — MSQSLDRALTLLRAMADGRKTLDELAAVIDVHKSTVLRLLRTLEEHRFVQREGVRHYRLGTALFDLSNRALDDLDVRRAAESALRQLNLETGHTVHLASYEDGEVVYIDKYDSTHPVRMYSRIGRRAPLHCTAVAKVLLAERPEAREIAARMEYPRLTANTITSAGEYLAELALVRQRGYAVDNSEHEDFIHCVAAPIRGQRGEVIAAASLSVPKVFLDYDGLIALVPRLLATAAAASSECGWTGDERMAGGQG; from the coding sequence GTGAGCCAGAGCTTGGACCGCGCGCTCACGCTGTTGCGGGCCATGGCCGACGGCCGCAAGACGCTCGACGAGCTGGCCGCCGTGATCGACGTGCACAAGTCGACCGTGCTGCGGCTGCTGCGGACGTTGGAGGAGCACCGGTTCGTGCAGCGCGAGGGCGTGCGGCACTACCGGCTCGGCACCGCGCTGTTCGACCTGTCCAACCGGGCTCTGGACGATCTCGACGTGCGGCGGGCCGCCGAGTCCGCGCTGCGGCAGCTCAACCTGGAGACCGGGCACACCGTGCACCTCGCCAGCTACGAGGACGGCGAGGTCGTCTACATCGACAAGTACGACAGCACGCATCCCGTGCGGATGTACTCCCGCATCGGCCGTCGGGCTCCTCTGCACTGCACCGCCGTCGCCAAGGTCCTGCTCGCCGAGCGCCCCGAGGCCCGGGAGATCGCCGCGCGCATGGAGTATCCGCGGCTCACCGCCAACACCATCACCAGCGCCGGCGAATACCTCGCCGAGTTGGCGCTCGTGCGGCAGCGCGGGTACGCCGTGGACAACTCCGAGCACGAGGACTTCATCCACTGCGTAGCCGCCCCCATTCGCGGCCAGCGTGGCGAGGTCATCGCCGCCGCGTCGCTGTCCGTGCCCAAGGTTTTCCTCGATTACGACGGGCTCATCGCCCTCGTGCCGCGGTTGCTCGCGACCGCGGCCGCCGCCTCGTCCGAGTGCGGTTGGACCGGAGACGAAAGGATGGCCGGTGGCCAAGGTTGA
- a CDS encoding sugar kinase has translation MERLEVVCLGESMALFVPAEPGPVHEARDWTLSVGGAESNVASHLARAGFHARWVSALGEDSLGLSVRNSIAGVGVDVTDVRTDPVRPTGLYVKEASADGSPVRYYRRGSAASGLGPELLSTLDVSGTSLIHISGITAALSSTCLDLLWAVLALPIRVSFDVNWRPKLWTELDRGVLRELADAADIVFVGDDEAQAVWGVDQPAEIRALLPNPAEIVIKHGARGATLSAGSEEVFEAALTVDVVEPVGAGDAFAAGFLAADLNGESVRRRLRRGHLTAAGVLLTTDDLGDPLPEDVVTKLLDADADTWAGAHVTAGGVILP, from the coding sequence ATGGAGCGCCTTGAGGTCGTCTGCCTCGGTGAGTCCATGGCGTTGTTCGTGCCGGCGGAGCCGGGGCCGGTGCACGAGGCCCGGGACTGGACGCTCAGCGTCGGCGGCGCCGAGTCCAACGTGGCCAGCCACCTCGCCCGGGCCGGGTTCCACGCCCGCTGGGTCAGCGCGCTGGGCGAGGACTCGCTCGGGCTGTCGGTGCGCAACAGCATCGCCGGGGTCGGCGTCGACGTGACCGATGTGCGCACCGATCCGGTGCGGCCGACCGGTTTGTACGTCAAGGAGGCCAGCGCCGACGGCAGTCCCGTGCGCTACTACCGGCGCGGCTCGGCCGCGTCCGGCCTGGGCCCCGAGTTATTGTCCACTTTGGACGTTTCCGGTACCTCGCTGATCCACATCAGCGGCATCACCGCCGCCCTGTCGTCGACCTGTCTCGACCTGCTGTGGGCCGTGCTGGCGCTGCCGATCCGGGTGTCGTTCGACGTCAACTGGCGGCCCAAACTGTGGACCGAGCTGGACCGGGGCGTGCTGCGGGAACTGGCCGACGCCGCCGACATCGTGTTCGTCGGCGATGACGAGGCGCAGGCCGTGTGGGGCGTCGACCAGCCGGCGGAAATCCGTGCCCTGCTGCCGAATCCGGCCGAGATCGTGATCAAGCACGGCGCCCGTGGCGCGACCCTGTCGGCCGGCTCCGAAGAAGTCTTCGAGGCCGCCCTGACGGTCGATGTGGTCGAGCCCGTCGGCGCCGGCGACGCTTTCGCGGCGGGCTTCCTCGCCGCCGACCTCAACGGCGAATCCGTGCGCAGAAGGTTGCGGCGTGGGCATCTCACCGCCGCCGGCGTGCTGCTCACCACCGACGACCTCGGCGATCCGCTGCCCGAGGACGTCGTCACCAAGCTGCTCGACGCCGACGCCGACACCTGGGCCGGCGCACACGTCACCGCCGGGGGAGTGATCCTGCCGTGA
- a CDS encoding amino acid deaminase: protein MNSDAVAALRSEKIDWRFKGMPAWAYGTTVGELAKSGLDLFEGGFVGPLVVLDEPALAHNIRVMADWCASAGLALAPHGKTTMAPQLFQRQFEAGAWGLTTANISQLRVYRAFGVSRILMANQLVDPYALRWLANELATDPTFEFTCWVDSVEGVARMTEVLQHPVDVILELGGPDGRTGVRSLEHAVEIAEAVRKSPVLRLVGAGGYEGALAHGTEDEELAKIDTYMSRLRELITRLAGQGHFDGVKQVIATAGGSAYFDQVAEGLTQPWPDGLPVLGVLRSGSYLIHDDGLYRRMSPFSRKHRLPGGEPFRPAMHAWSQVTSHPEPELALLTMGRRDVSYDQEMPEPQQVRRLDGSIVDFKGASVSALNDQHAFLRLGEQPVEVGEWVRSGLSHPCTVFDKWQLLPVVDGTRVVDLVRTFF, encoded by the coding sequence ATCAACTCTGACGCGGTTGCCGCGTTGCGCTCGGAGAAGATCGATTGGCGGTTCAAGGGCATGCCGGCCTGGGCCTACGGCACGACCGTCGGCGAGCTGGCCAAATCGGGCCTCGACCTGTTCGAGGGCGGCTTCGTCGGCCCGCTGGTCGTGCTGGACGAACCGGCCCTGGCGCACAACATCCGCGTGATGGCCGACTGGTGCGCGTCGGCCGGGCTGGCCCTGGCCCCGCACGGCAAGACGACCATGGCCCCGCAGCTGTTCCAACGCCAGTTCGAGGCCGGCGCGTGGGGCCTGACCACGGCCAACATCAGCCAGCTGCGGGTGTACCGGGCGTTCGGCGTGTCCCGGATCCTGATGGCCAACCAGCTGGTCGACCCGTACGCGCTGCGCTGGCTGGCCAACGAGCTGGCCACCGACCCCACGTTCGAGTTCACCTGCTGGGTCGACTCGGTCGAGGGCGTGGCCCGGATGACCGAGGTGCTCCAGCACCCGGTCGACGTGATCTTGGAGTTGGGCGGACCCGACGGGCGCACCGGTGTGCGGAGTCTGGAGCACGCGGTCGAGATCGCCGAGGCGGTGCGCAAGAGCCCGGTGCTGCGGCTGGTCGGGGCCGGCGGTTACGAGGGCGCACTGGCCCACGGCACCGAGGACGAGGAACTGGCCAAGATCGACACTTATATGTCGCGGCTGCGCGAGCTGATCACGCGTCTGGCTGGTCAAGGCCACTTCGACGGGGTGAAGCAGGTGATCGCCACCGCCGGCGGCAGCGCCTACTTCGACCAGGTCGCCGAGGGGCTGACCCAGCCGTGGCCGGACGGGCTGCCGGTGCTGGGCGTGCTGCGCAGCGGCTCGTACCTGATCCACGACGACGGCCTGTACCGGCGGATGTCGCCGTTCTCCCGCAAGCACCGGCTGCCCGGCGGCGAGCCGTTCCGGCCGGCCATGCACGCGTGGTCTCAGGTCACCTCGCACCCCGAGCCGGAGCTGGCATTGCTGACCATGGGTCGCCGTGACGTGTCGTACGACCAGGAAATGCCGGAGCCGCAACAGGTTCGCCGTCTCGACGGGTCCATTGTGGACTTCAAGGGCGCGTCGGTGAGCGCATTGAACGACCAGCACGCCTTCCTCCGGCTGGGCGAGCAGCCGGTCGAGGTCGGCGAGTGGGTGCGGAGCGGGCTTTCCCATCCCTGCACGGTGTTCGACAAGTGGCAGCTGCTGCCGGTGGTCGACGGGACGCGGGTGGTCGACCTGGTCAGGACGTTCTTCTGA
- a CDS encoding N-acyl-D-amino-acid deacylase family protein — MDIVFRGAKVVDGTGVEGRIADVGIADGRIAEIGSGVTGARVIDATGLVLCPGFIDMHSHSDLRVLAEPDHLAKVSQGVTTEVLGQDGLSYAPVNDEVLAAMRAQLAGWNDDPPGFDWNWRSVGEYLDRLDQGIAVNAAYLVPQGTVRMMHVGWDDRPATESEMAAMKSTVDKSLDEGAFGLSSGLTYTPGMYADTAELVELCRVVGARGGYYSPHHRSYGAGALEAYAEMVDVSRRADCPLHLAHATMNFPVNKGKAGDLLTLLDAAIDDGADITLDTYPYLPGATYLSALLPSWVSAGGPDAAVARLSDVDTRERIRAELEEIGSDGNHGVVMDWRTIEINGVRHERNAALVGHTVAESAAARGIAPAELYFDVLVDERLGTSCLMHIGHEDNVRAIMRHRTHTGGSDGLLVGDRPHPRAWGTFPRYLGRYVRELGVLGLEECVAHLTGRPARRLGLTGRGLVREGFAADLVLFDPETVADTATFDQPRQRALGLPYVLVNGVAVIDDDRPTGAAPGGSLRRGNR; from the coding sequence ATGGACATCGTCTTTCGTGGGGCCAAGGTCGTCGACGGCACGGGGGTCGAAGGCCGGATCGCCGACGTCGGCATCGCCGACGGCCGGATCGCGGAGATCGGCTCGGGCGTCACCGGCGCGCGGGTGATCGACGCCACGGGATTGGTGCTGTGCCCGGGTTTCATCGACATGCACTCGCACTCCGACCTCCGAGTCCTGGCCGAGCCCGATCACCTGGCCAAGGTGTCGCAGGGCGTGACGACCGAAGTCCTCGGCCAGGACGGGCTGTCGTACGCACCGGTGAACGACGAGGTGCTGGCGGCGATGCGGGCCCAGCTGGCCGGCTGGAACGACGACCCGCCCGGCTTCGACTGGAACTGGCGGTCGGTCGGCGAATACCTGGACCGGCTGGACCAAGGCATCGCCGTCAACGCCGCCTACCTGGTGCCGCAGGGAACCGTGCGGATGATGCACGTCGGCTGGGACGACCGGCCGGCCACCGAGTCCGAGATGGCCGCGATGAAGTCCACTGTGGACAAGTCGCTCGACGAAGGCGCTTTCGGCCTGTCGTCCGGGCTCACCTATACCCCCGGGATGTATGCCGACACGGCGGAGCTGGTCGAGCTGTGCCGGGTCGTCGGCGCGCGCGGCGGCTACTACAGCCCCCATCACCGCAGCTACGGGGCCGGCGCGCTGGAGGCGTACGCGGAGATGGTCGACGTGTCGCGGCGCGCCGACTGCCCGCTGCACCTGGCCCACGCCACCATGAACTTCCCGGTCAACAAGGGGAAAGCCGGCGACCTGCTGACCCTGCTGGACGCGGCCATCGACGACGGCGCGGACATCACCCTGGACACCTATCCGTACCTGCCGGGCGCGACCTACCTGTCGGCGCTGCTGCCGAGCTGGGTGAGCGCGGGCGGGCCGGACGCGGCCGTGGCACGATTGTCCGATGTGGACACCCGGGAGCGTATCCGGGCCGAGCTGGAGGAGATCGGCTCGGACGGCAACCACGGCGTGGTGATGGACTGGCGCACCATCGAGATCAACGGCGTGCGGCACGAGCGCAACGCCGCGCTGGTCGGGCACACCGTCGCGGAATCCGCCGCGGCGCGGGGAATCGCGCCGGCCGAGCTGTACTTCGACGTGCTGGTCGACGAGCGGCTGGGCACCTCGTGCCTGATGCACATCGGCCACGAGGACAACGTGCGGGCGATCATGCGGCACCGCACGCACACCGGCGGCAGCGACGGCCTGCTGGTCGGCGACCGGCCGCACCCGAGGGCGTGGGGCACCTTCCCCCGCTACCTCGGCCGGTACGTGCGTGAGCTGGGGGTACTGGGGTTGGAGGAATGCGTGGCGCACCTGACCGGACGTCCGGCGCGCCGCCTGGGGTTGACCGGCCGTGGCCTGGTCCGCGAGGGATTCGCGGCCGACCTCGTGCTGTTCGACCCCGAGACCGTCGCCGACACGGCCACGTTCGACCAGCCCCGGCAGCGCGCCCTGGGCCTGCCCTACGTGCTGGTCAACGGGGTTGCGGTGATCGACGACGACCGGCCCACCGGCGCCGCGCCCGGGGGCTCCCTGCGGAGAGGAAACCGATGA
- a CDS encoding GntP family permease, with protein MNWLQHSTGGLLLLAAVGIAVLLLLIIRFKTEPFIALVVAGLLVALGAGLPVSAIVGSAQSSSKSLLETGFGGILGHIALIIGLGTLLGSILEASGGAQVLTTGLLRAFGEKRAPLAMGLSGLIFGIPVFFDIGIFVLAPLVYVAAKRGGRSIVLYALPLLAGLSITHAFLPPHPGPVAIAGLLHIDLGWMILMGLACGLPAWFVGGILYSTWIGKRINLPVPEEMLAAAEKAAADTGSADRKPVSLGLVGSIIAVPLVLILCGTFGSILLPKDSIALNVFAFLGTPGIALTIAVLLAFWLLGYRRGMSKEQAAQLSAASLRPVAMILLVVGAGGFFGAVLSATGVGTALSGSLRAAGLPVIVLVYVISCGLRLAQGSATVAIVTTGGIIAPLLPDLHYSQPHTALIAMAIASGSIIASHVNDGGFWIVSRYFGIPVKETLASWTVLETVLSVVGFAMAALISVFV; from the coding sequence ATGAACTGGCTGCAACATTCGACCGGCGGGCTGCTGCTGCTCGCCGCGGTCGGCATCGCCGTGCTGCTGTTGTTGATCATCCGGTTCAAGACCGAGCCGTTCATCGCGCTGGTCGTGGCCGGCCTGCTGGTGGCGCTGGGCGCCGGGCTGCCGGTGTCGGCCATCGTCGGCTCGGCCCAGTCCAGCTCGAAGTCGCTGCTGGAGACCGGGTTCGGCGGCATCCTCGGGCACATCGCGCTGATCATCGGCCTCGGCACGCTGCTCGGCTCGATCCTGGAGGCCTCGGGCGGCGCGCAGGTGCTGACCACCGGCCTGCTGCGGGCGTTCGGCGAGAAGCGGGCGCCGCTGGCGATGGGCCTGTCCGGCCTGATCTTCGGCATCCCGGTCTTCTTCGACATCGGCATCTTCGTGCTGGCCCCGCTGGTCTACGTGGCGGCCAAGCGTGGCGGCCGGTCGATCGTGCTGTACGCGCTGCCGCTGCTGGCCGGCCTGTCGATCACGCACGCCTTCCTGCCGCCGCACCCCGGTCCCGTCGCGATCGCCGGCCTGCTGCACATCGACCTGGGCTGGATGATCCTGATGGGCCTGGCCTGCGGCCTGCCCGCCTGGTTCGTCGGCGGCATCCTGTACTCGACCTGGATCGGCAAGCGGATCAACCTGCCGGTGCCGGAGGAGATGCTGGCCGCCGCGGAGAAGGCCGCCGCGGACACCGGCTCGGCCGACCGCAAGCCGGTGTCGCTGGGCCTGGTCGGCTCGATCATCGCGGTGCCGCTGGTGCTCATCCTGTGCGGCACCTTCGGCAGCATCCTGCTGCCCAAGGATTCCATTGCGCTGAACGTCTTCGCCTTCCTCGGCACGCCCGGTATCGCGCTGACCATCGCCGTGCTGCTGGCGTTCTGGCTGCTGGGCTACCGCCGCGGCATGAGCAAGGAGCAGGCGGCGCAGCTGTCCGCGGCCTCGCTGCGGCCGGTGGCGATGATCCTGCTCGTGGTCGGCGCCGGCGGCTTCTTCGGCGCGGTGCTGTCCGCGACCGGCGTCGGCACCGCGCTGTCCGGCTCGCTGCGCGCGGCCGGGCTGCCGGTGATCGTGCTGGTGTACGTGATCAGCTGCGGCCTGCGGCTGGCCCAGGGCTCGGCCACGGTGGCCATCGTGACCACCGGCGGCATCATCGCGCCGCTGCTGCCCGACCTGCACTACTCGCAGCCGCACACCGCCCTGATCGCCATGGCCATCGCATCCGGCTCGATCATCGCCTCCCACGTCAACGACGGCGGGTTCTGGATCGTCTCCCGGTACTTCGGCATCCCGGTCAAGGAAACCCTGGCCAGCTGGACCGTGCTGGAGACGGTGCTGTCGGTCGTCGGCTTCGCCATGGCCGCGCTGATCAGCGTGTTCGTGTAG
- a CDS encoding AMP-binding protein — MSGVRDVRVLARAGMISPGHALRSRRALSDVRHWGAVVGAAKLAARRRPEVAGIVDDRGEVTFAELEQRSTALAKSLRAKEVGPDSVVAVLCRDHRGPIETLLACGKLGATTILLGTGLAAPQLAGLIRRERVNVLVHDQEFASVLTELDPSVQRFVAWRDEAGAGVPTLDELIADAPKGRLRRPPDVSRVVLLTSGTTGAPKAAPRKIRSGLAAADFLDRIPLHAGESTFIAAPIFHGIGFLHVVLALGLGSTMIVRRRFDARQTMAAVDRYGCSTLVVVPTMLQRIMELGERELSGYDLARLRVLFCSGSALSPSLARLAMERLGDVLYNFYGTTEVAVATVATPEDLRAAPGTVGFSPHNCTVRLYDVDNNEVTGSNRVGRIHVGGTLRAGGRAVRDGVDGLADTGDLGHFDEAGRLFIDGREDDMIISGGENVFPGEVENLLMTHYQVRDAAVIGVPDHEFGQRLRAFVVPTPGATLDPVELREFVRVSLARHKVPRDVVLVPRLPRTATGKVIRTQLESTP; from the coding sequence ATGAGCGGGGTGCGGGACGTCAGGGTGCTGGCCAGGGCCGGCATGATCAGTCCGGGGCACGCGCTGCGCAGTCGGCGCGCGCTGTCGGACGTGCGCCACTGGGGCGCCGTGGTGGGGGCGGCCAAGCTGGCCGCGCGCCGACGACCCGAGGTCGCCGGCATCGTCGACGACCGCGGCGAGGTCACCTTCGCCGAACTCGAGCAGCGGTCGACCGCGCTGGCGAAGTCGTTGCGGGCCAAGGAGGTCGGGCCGGACAGCGTGGTCGCGGTGCTGTGCCGTGACCATCGCGGGCCGATCGAGACGCTGCTGGCCTGCGGCAAGCTCGGCGCCACCACGATCCTGCTCGGTACCGGCCTGGCCGCCCCGCAGCTGGCCGGACTGATCCGCCGCGAGCGCGTGAACGTTCTCGTGCACGACCAGGAGTTCGCGTCGGTGCTGACCGAGCTGGATCCGTCGGTGCAGCGGTTCGTGGCCTGGCGGGACGAGGCCGGCGCGGGCGTGCCGACGCTGGACGAGCTCATCGCCGACGCGCCCAAGGGCCGGCTGCGGCGGCCGCCGGACGTGTCCCGGGTGGTGCTGCTGACCAGCGGCACCACCGGCGCGCCGAAGGCGGCCCCGCGCAAGATCCGCTCCGGGCTGGCCGCCGCCGACTTCCTCGACCGGATTCCCCTGCACGCCGGGGAATCCACCTTCATCGCGGCGCCGATCTTCCACGGCATCGGCTTCCTGCACGTGGTGCTGGCGCTCGGGCTCGGCTCGACCATGATCGTGCGGCGGCGGTTCGACGCCCGGCAGACCATGGCCGCCGTCGACCGCTACGGGTGCAGCACGCTCGTGGTCGTGCCGACCATGCTGCAACGGATCATGGAGCTGGGCGAGCGGGAGCTGTCCGGCTACGACCTGGCGCGGTTACGGGTGCTGTTCTGCTCCGGCTCCGCGCTGTCGCCGTCGCTGGCTCGGCTGGCCATGGAGCGGCTCGGCGATGTGCTCTACAACTTCTACGGCACGACCGAGGTCGCCGTGGCCACCGTCGCCACGCCGGAGGACCTGCGGGCCGCGCCCGGCACCGTCGGCTTCAGCCCGCACAACTGCACGGTTCGGCTCTACGACGTGGACAACAACGAGGTGACCGGGTCCAACCGGGTCGGCCGGATCCACGTCGGCGGCACGCTGCGGGCCGGCGGCCGGGCCGTGCGGGACGGCGTGGACGGCCTGGCCGACACCGGCGATCTCGGGCACTTCGACGAGGCCGGCCGGCTGTTCATCGACGGCCGCGAGGACGACATGATCATCTCCGGCGGCGAGAACGTGTTCCCCGGCGAGGTCGAGAACCTGCTCATGACCCACTACCAGGTGCGCGACGCGGCCGTGATCGGCGTGCCCGACCACGAGTTCGGGCAGCGGCTGCGGGCCTTCGTCGTGCCGACGCCCGGGGCCACGCTGGATCCGGTCGAGCTGCGGGAGTTCGTCCGGGTCAGCCTGGCCCGGCACAAGGTGCCCCGTGACGTCGTCCTCGTGCCCCGGCTCCCCCGCACCGCCACCGGCAAGGTCATCCGCACCCAGCTCGAGTCAACCCCTTGA
- a CDS encoding zf-HC2 domain-containing protein, giving the protein MTAPEHDKALVGAYVLGVLTPEENTATEAHLESCPECRRELEELRLLHDELGEVPPEAFLDGPPEGGDLLLQRTLREVRGITSRQRVWGGSLAAAGLVAVVALSVGAGVLVGNQSATGNGGIAAPTASPLPSGTKHSANVDPVTGAHLAATVIPASNGWVKLQVQASDIAPGQRCKLFVTSKAGKQEQFGGWLVGPNATPGKSITLDGTALMSINDVASVSVVNDQGQTLVNTPV; this is encoded by the coding sequence ATGACCGCTCCCGAGCACGACAAGGCGCTCGTCGGCGCGTACGTCCTTGGCGTTCTGACGCCCGAGGAGAACACCGCGACCGAGGCGCATCTGGAGAGCTGCCCGGAGTGCCGCCGTGAGCTGGAAGAGCTGCGGCTGCTGCACGACGAGCTCGGCGAGGTGCCGCCGGAGGCGTTCCTCGACGGTCCGCCCGAGGGCGGCGATCTGCTGTTGCAGCGCACGCTGCGTGAGGTCCGCGGGATCACGTCCCGCCAGCGCGTGTGGGGCGGCTCGCTGGCCGCCGCCGGTCTCGTCGCCGTGGTGGCGCTCAGCGTCGGCGCCGGCGTGCTCGTCGGCAACCAGAGCGCCACCGGCAATGGCGGCATCGCCGCGCCGACCGCGAGCCCGCTGCCGTCCGGCACCAAGCACTCGGCCAACGTCGACCCGGTCACCGGGGCACACCTGGCCGCCACCGTGATCCCGGCTAGCAACGGCTGGGTCAAGCTCCAGGTGCAGGCAAGCGACATCGCGCCGGGTCAACGCTGCAAGCTGTTCGTCACGTCCAAGGCGGGCAAGCAGGAGCAGTTCGGCGGCTGGCTGGTCGGCCCGAACGCCACGCCCGGCAAGTCGATCACCCTCGACGGCACCGCCCTGATGTCCATCAACGACGTCGCCTCGGTCTCGGTCGTCAACGACCAGGGCCAAACCCTCGTCAACACCCCCGTCTGA
- a CDS encoding sigma-70 family RNA polymerase sigma factor, with product MAERWSRRGGRSAGDEALIRSLYEEHGRSLLAYATRLTGDRAAAEDVVQETLVRAWKHADDMVNNKGSVRGWLLTVARNIITDRARARAVRPTEVAETPTTPPIQRDHAQGVVDSMAVLSALNTLSAEHRDVLVEIYYRGRSVTEAASTLGLPPGTVKSRSHYALKALRTAMAEQPAEVTR from the coding sequence ATCGCAGAACGGTGGTCGCGCAGGGGAGGGAGGTCTGCCGGCGACGAGGCACTGATCCGATCCCTGTACGAGGAGCACGGACGGAGTCTGCTCGCCTACGCGACGCGACTGACCGGCGACCGCGCCGCGGCCGAGGACGTCGTGCAGGAGACCCTGGTGCGGGCGTGGAAGCACGCCGACGACATGGTCAACAACAAGGGTTCGGTGCGCGGCTGGCTGCTCACGGTGGCCCGCAACATCATCACCGACCGGGCCCGGGCCCGCGCGGTCCGGCCGACCGAGGTCGCGGAGACGCCGACCACGCCGCCGATCCAGCGCGACCACGCCCAGGGCGTGGTGGACTCGATGGCCGTGCTGTCGGCGCTGAACACCCTTTCGGCCGAGCACCGCGACGTGCTGGTCGAGATCTACTACCGTGGTAGGTCGGTGACCGAAGCGGCGTCCACCTTGGGGCTGCCGCCGGGCACCGTGAAGTCCCGATCGCACTACGCGTTGAAAGCACTGCGCACGGCGATGGCCGAGCAGCCGGCGGAGGTGACCCGATGA
- a CDS encoding C1 family peptidase, with protein sequence MSNTLSRVAIALAVAGAVGAMVTPIATAAPAHPLHRANGALPSQHRVQHRDALAFRSVPNTPTSASLAQYAVTPGDQGQVGSCVSWAIDYSAMSILENEQGITGHPQAPMYTYAQLARGNDQGSTPSDTFDILTSQGVDTMDDYWQGNFDYTTQPDSNERANAANWKLSGYTPISTGSGIKAGVQQAIASGLPVAISIPVYQSFERISRSQATDYSYYPTSGDQYMGGHEITIIGYNSSGVRVQNSWGTNWGDGGFINLSWNYLANQVEEANAVGKLVQ encoded by the coding sequence ATGAGCAACACGCTCTCACGCGTGGCAATCGCGCTCGCCGTGGCGGGCGCCGTCGGCGCCATGGTGACGCCGATCGCCACCGCGGCCCCGGCCCATCCCCTGCACCGGGCCAACGGCGCGCTGCCCTCCCAGCACCGCGTCCAGCACCGTGACGCCCTGGCGTTCCGGTCGGTCCCGAACACCCCGACCAGCGCCTCGCTGGCCCAGTACGCGGTCACCCCGGGCGACCAGGGCCAGGTCGGCTCCTGCGTGTCCTGGGCCATCGACTACTCGGCGATGAGCATCCTGGAGAACGAGCAGGGCATCACCGGCCACCCGCAGGCCCCGATGTACACCTACGCCCAGCTGGCCCGGGGCAACGACCAGGGCAGCACGCCCTCGGACACGTTCGACATCCTCACCTCGCAGGGCGTCGACACGATGGACGACTACTGGCAGGGCAACTTCGACTACACCACCCAGCCCGACAGCAACGAGCGGGCCAACGCCGCGAACTGGAAGCTCTCCGGCTACACGCCGATCAGCACCGGCAGCGGCATCAAGGCCGGCGTGCAGCAGGCCATCGCCAGCGGCCTGCCGGTGGCCATCTCCATCCCGGTGTACCAGAGCTTCGAGCGGATCTCCCGCTCGCAGGCCACCGACTACAGCTACTACCCGACCTCGGGCGACCAGTACATGGGCGGCCACGAGATCACCATCATCGGCTACAACAGCAGCGGTGTCCGCGTGCAGAACTCGTGGGGCACCAACTGGGGTGACGGCGGCTTCATCAACCTGTCCTGGAACTACCTGGCCAACCAGGTCGAGGAGGCCAACGCGGTCGGCAAGCTCGTCCAGTAA